The Streptomyces sp. NBC_00440 genome contains a region encoding:
- a CDS encoding GNAT family N-acetyltransferase, producing MEFTTGGRLKVRITPVDVGKRVSVRQLANEAAPGAKFTDTVGVLTSWDDGVLSITQRSGVSVRIPESALVAGKTVPPAPARRRGPSATFPELARAAARAWQPVESEQLGDWQLRAAVEEVPSEARRRGAEVGRREGFTRRANSVLPLGDPGRPLDEALERVTAWYAERGLPAYVQVSTGHEGTQELLAAALEQRGWTREVSALVRIGALAPIGDPVRPLDDAVSRVALSRTFDTSWLARYQRFGTADSGTADPAVAKVLGSGPSTWFASVAGPGDVPAAIGRCVVDGRWAGFMAVEVDPAARRQGLASAVMTALARRALDEGASAAWLQVEEDNTGARALYDGMGFRTHHSYHHYRQHIPTA from the coding sequence GTGGAATTCACTACCGGCGGACGGCTCAAGGTCCGAATTACACCTGTTGACGTGGGCAAACGGGTATCAGTCAGGCAGCTGGCCAACGAGGCCGCACCAGGTGCGAAGTTCACCGACACGGTGGGTGTTCTCACATCATGGGACGACGGTGTGCTGTCCATCACACAACGGTCGGGCGTGTCGGTCCGCATCCCGGAATCGGCGCTCGTGGCGGGGAAGACGGTGCCCCCCGCGCCCGCGCGCCGGCGGGGCCCGTCGGCGACCTTCCCCGAACTGGCGCGGGCGGCGGCCCGCGCCTGGCAGCCGGTGGAGAGCGAGCAGCTCGGCGACTGGCAGCTGCGGGCCGCAGTCGAGGAGGTGCCGAGCGAAGCGCGTCGTCGGGGGGCGGAGGTCGGGCGACGGGAGGGATTCACCCGCCGCGCCAACTCCGTACTGCCGCTCGGCGATCCGGGCCGGCCGCTGGACGAGGCGCTGGAGCGGGTGACCGCCTGGTACGCGGAGCGCGGCCTGCCCGCGTACGTCCAGGTCTCCACCGGGCACGAGGGCACCCAGGAACTGCTCGCCGCCGCCCTCGAACAGCGCGGCTGGACCCGTGAGGTGAGCGCGCTCGTCCGGATCGGCGCACTGGCCCCCATCGGCGATCCGGTCCGCCCGCTGGACGATGCGGTCTCCCGGGTCGCGCTCTCCCGGACCTTCGACACGTCCTGGCTCGCCCGCTACCAGCGCTTCGGGACCGCGGATTCCGGGACCGCGGATCCGGCCGTCGCGAAGGTGCTCGGCAGCGGCCCTTCGACCTGGTTCGCCTCGGTCGCCGGTCCCGGCGATGTGCCCGCCGCCATCGGCCGCTGTGTGGTCGACGGGCGGTGGGCGGGGTTCATGGCGGTGGAGGTGGACCCGGCAGCCCGCCGCCAGGGGCTGGCGAGCGCCGTCATGACCGCACTGGCCCGCCGGGCGCTCGACGAGGGCGCGTCGGCGGCCTGGCTCCAGGTCGAGGAGGACAACACCGGGGCCCGCGCCCTCTACGACGGTATGGGCTTCCGGACCCACCACAGCTATCACCACTACCGGCAGCACATCCCCACGGCATAG
- a CDS encoding helix-turn-helix transcriptional regulator: MVSGPEVSAWRPPVAGVVEVFHAHFTEHAYPMHVHDAWTLLIVDDGAVRYDLDRHEHGTPHDTVSLLPPHVPHNGSPATPRGFRKRVLYLDMTQLGAGYIGAAVDRPDLVDPVLRSRVGRLHMSLASRGDELEAESRLALISERLRGHLAPGAAARRREDDGRSVADRLRELLDARLVQGVTLQEAAAEVHAHPAHLVRAFSAAFGITPHQYLTSRRVDRARGLLLEGQQPGEVAVATGFYDQSHLTRHFKRVVGIAPGRYARNGPASSGRKARATVS; the protein is encoded by the coding sequence ATGGTGTCCGGGCCGGAGGTCTCCGCATGGCGCCCGCCCGTGGCGGGTGTCGTGGAGGTCTTCCATGCGCACTTCACCGAGCACGCCTACCCGATGCATGTCCATGACGCCTGGACCCTGCTGATCGTCGACGACGGGGCGGTGCGGTACGACCTCGACCGCCATGAGCACGGCACCCCGCACGACACCGTCTCGCTGCTGCCTCCGCACGTGCCCCACAACGGTTCGCCCGCCACCCCGCGGGGCTTCCGCAAACGGGTGCTCTATCTGGACATGACACAGCTGGGCGCCGGGTACATCGGCGCCGCCGTCGACCGGCCCGACCTCGTCGACCCGGTGCTGCGCAGCCGCGTCGGCCGGTTGCACATGTCCCTGGCCTCCCGGGGCGACGAGCTGGAGGCGGAGAGCCGGCTGGCCCTGATCAGCGAGCGGCTGCGCGGACACCTGGCGCCCGGCGCCGCGGCCCGCCGCCGGGAGGACGACGGCAGGTCCGTCGCGGACCGGCTGCGGGAGCTGCTCGACGCACGGCTGGTCCAGGGGGTGACGCTGCAGGAGGCAGCCGCGGAGGTGCATGCCCACCCCGCCCATCTGGTACGGGCGTTCAGCGCCGCCTTCGGCATCACCCCGCACCAGTACCTGACGTCCCGCCGGGTCGACCGGGCCCGGGGGCTGCTGCTCGAAGGGCAGCAGCCCGGTGAGGTGGCCGTGGCCACCGGGTTCTACGACCAGTCCCATCTGACCCGGCACTTCAAGCGCGTCGTGGGCATCGCGCCGGGCCGCTACGCCCGTAACGGACCGGCCTCATCCGGACGAAAGGCCCGGGCCACCGTCAGTTGA
- a CDS encoding transglutaminase-like domain-containing protein, translating into MDEQSTDWRQQFAEEARAERPDLALLCLLVGTEADPSLGQVGIDTAQIELDRLAGMVPYGVTGARAWATALGELLGVQHDFRGGAADYQRLESSLLHEVLRRRRGLPILLSVVWTEVARRAGAPVYGVALPGHFVVGFGDPSGPPDEQVLADPFGGGRLLSGEDAGALVAGATGAPFDPSMLAPAGPLEIILRVLNNIRAWAAARPERTDVQLWAIELSLLLPAHPARLRFEHAQLLVERGEFVRGAVEMEEYAEVVAAIDPGTAEAVRGQARSARAMLN; encoded by the coding sequence ATGGACGAGCAATCCACCGACTGGCGCCAGCAGTTCGCCGAGGAGGCCCGCGCCGAGCGGCCCGATCTCGCCCTGCTCTGCCTGCTGGTGGGCACGGAGGCCGATCCCTCACTCGGCCAGGTCGGCATCGACACGGCCCAGATCGAACTGGACCGGCTGGCCGGGATGGTGCCGTACGGGGTGACCGGTGCCCGCGCCTGGGCCACCGCGCTCGGTGAACTCCTCGGCGTACAGCACGACTTCAGAGGTGGCGCCGCCGACTACCAGCGGCTGGAGTCCTCGCTGCTGCACGAGGTGCTGCGGCGCAGGCGCGGGCTGCCGATCCTGCTCTCGGTGGTGTGGACCGAGGTCGCGCGGCGGGCCGGGGCCCCGGTGTACGGGGTGGCGCTGCCGGGCCACTTCGTGGTCGGCTTCGGCGATCCGTCGGGCCCGCCGGACGAGCAGGTGCTCGCCGATCCCTTCGGCGGCGGCCGGCTGCTCAGCGGCGAGGACGCGGGGGCCCTGGTAGCCGGAGCGACGGGGGCGCCCTTCGACCCGTCCATGCTCGCCCCGGCGGGTCCACTGGAGATCATCCTGCGGGTCCTGAACAACATCCGCGCCTGGGCGGCGGCCCGTCCGGAGCGCACGGACGTCCAGCTCTGGGCGATCGAACTCTCCCTGCTGCTGCCCGCCCACCCGGCGCGGCTGCGCTTCGAGCACGCCCAGCTGCTGGTCGAGCGGGGCGAATTCGTGCGCGGCGCGGTGGAGATGGAGGAGTACGCGGAGGTGGTCGCCGCGATCGACCCGGGAACGGCCGAGGCGGTCCGCGGGCAGGCGAGGTCGGCCCGCGCGATGCTCAACTGA